A DNA window from Vagococcus penaei contains the following coding sequences:
- a CDS encoding valine--tRNA ligase — MTEETNNLASKFDPHAVEAGRYNQWLEKELFKPSGDETAEAYSIVIPPPNVTGKLHLGHAWDTTLQDMIIRQKRMQGFDTLWLPGMDHAGIATQAKVEEKLRAEGITRYDLGRDKFIEKTQEWKEEYADHIREQWAKLGLSLDYSRERFTLDDGLSDAVRKVFVTLYNKGLIYRGEYIINWDPQAKTALSDIEVIHQDVEGAFYHMYYPLADGSGQLEIATTRPETMLGDTAIAVHPSDERYKDLIGKTVILPLVNKEIPIIGDDYVDVDFGTGVVKITPAHDPNDFEVGNRHDLPRVNVMNPDATMNDLAGKYAGMDRFAARKAVISDLDDLGLLKKIEKMTHSVGHSERTGVVVEPRLSTQWFVKMQPLAEMAINNQATDDAVDFYPPRFNQTFLTWMENVHDWVISRQLWWGHQIPAWYHKETGEMYVGETAPVDSDNWIQDEDVLDTWFSSALWPFSTMGWPDTDSHDFKRYFPTNTLVTGYDIIFFWVSRMIFQSLEFTNERPFNNVLIHGLIRAEDGRKMSKSLGNGIDPMDVIDKYGADALRWFLSNGSTPGQDMRFSYEKMDAAWNFINKIWNASRFVLMNIEGFTYHDIQLEGKKTLADEWILTRLNDTIERVTYFFDKFEFGEAGRYLYNFIWDDFCDWYIEMSKEVLYGEDETQKQMTRSILTHVLDNILRLLHPIMPFVTEEIWEKIPHQGESIVVAAYPVVNEKYTNDVAAEGMETLKELIRSVRNIRAEVNTPLSKPITLLIKPTTDSVASFLAANTNYIERFCNPEELVLSETVQVPDTAMSAVITGAEIYLPLEGLINIEEEIIRLEKELAKWTDEVSRVQKKLANERFVSNAPEEVVAGEKAKEKEYLNKQAAVTERIANLKK, encoded by the coding sequence ATGACTGAAGAAACGAATAATTTAGCATCGAAATTTGATCCACATGCGGTTGAAGCGGGTCGCTATAATCAGTGGTTAGAAAAAGAATTATTTAAACCAAGTGGAGATGAGACAGCTGAAGCTTACTCAATTGTTATTCCACCACCAAATGTGACTGGAAAACTTCATTTAGGTCATGCTTGGGATACAACATTACAAGACATGATTATTCGTCAAAAAAGAATGCAAGGCTTTGATACGTTATGGTTACCAGGTATGGATCATGCCGGAATTGCGACTCAAGCAAAAGTTGAAGAAAAACTGCGTGCAGAGGGGATCACACGCTATGATCTGGGGCGCGACAAGTTTATTGAAAAAACGCAAGAATGGAAAGAAGAGTATGCTGATCATATTCGTGAACAATGGGCGAAACTTGGCTTATCATTGGACTATTCACGTGAGCGCTTCACTTTGGATGATGGTTTATCGGATGCAGTTCGTAAGGTGTTTGTAACACTTTACAATAAAGGTTTAATTTATCGTGGGGAATATATCATTAACTGGGATCCTCAGGCTAAAACAGCTTTGTCGGATATTGAAGTCATTCACCAAGATGTGGAAGGTGCCTTTTACCACATGTACTATCCGTTAGCAGATGGTAGTGGACAGTTAGAGATTGCAACAACACGTCCAGAAACAATGTTGGGTGATACAGCGATTGCCGTACATCCTTCAGATGAGCGCTACAAAGATTTAATTGGTAAAACCGTTATTTTACCATTAGTTAATAAAGAAATCCCAATTATTGGTGATGACTATGTTGATGTAGATTTCGGAACAGGTGTCGTGAAAATTACACCAGCTCATGACCCTAATGACTTTGAGGTAGGTAATCGCCATGATTTACCACGTGTTAATGTGATGAATCCTGATGCGACAATGAACGACTTAGCCGGTAAATATGCAGGCATGGATCGATTTGCAGCTCGAAAAGCGGTTATCAGTGATTTAGATGATTTAGGCTTATTGAAAAAAATTGAAAAGATGACACATAGTGTTGGACATTCTGAACGAACAGGTGTTGTAGTCGAACCACGTTTATCGACACAATGGTTTGTTAAAATGCAACCTCTAGCAGAAATGGCCATTAACAATCAAGCGACTGATGATGCAGTTGATTTTTATCCTCCGCGTTTTAATCAAACGTTCTTAACTTGGATGGAAAATGTTCATGATTGGGTAATTTCACGTCAATTATGGTGGGGACATCAAATTCCTGCATGGTACCATAAAGAAACTGGTGAAATGTATGTAGGCGAAACAGCACCAGTTGATAGTGACAATTGGATTCAAGATGAAGACGTGTTGGATACTTGGTTCAGTTCAGCGCTTTGGCCGTTTTCAACAATGGGTTGGCCAGATACGGATAGCCATGATTTTAAACGATATTTCCCAACAAATACTTTAGTGACTGGTTACGATATTATCTTTTTCTGGGTGAGTCGTATGATTTTCCAAAGCTTAGAATTTACTAATGAACGTCCATTTAATAATGTTTTGATTCATGGTTTAATTCGGGCTGAAGATGGCCGTAAAATGAGTAAATCATTGGGTAACGGAATTGACCCAATGGATGTGATTGATAAGTATGGTGCCGATGCTTTACGTTGGTTCTTATCAAATGGTTCCACACCAGGACAAGACATGCGTTTTAGTTACGAAAAAATGGATGCAGCCTGGAACTTTATCAATAAAATTTGGAATGCGTCTCGTTTTGTATTAATGAATATCGAAGGCTTTACTTATCACGATATTCAATTAGAAGGTAAAAAGACGTTGGCTGATGAATGGATTTTAACGCGATTAAATGACACGATTGAGCGTGTAACATACTTCTTCGATAAATTTGAATTTGGTGAAGCGGGTCGCTATCTATATAACTTTATTTGGGATGATTTCTGTGATTGGTACATTGAAATGAGTAAAGAAGTACTTTATGGTGAGGATGAAACGCAAAAACAAATGACACGTAGCATTTTAACACATGTGTTAGATAATATTTTACGTTTATTACACCCAATCATGCCATTTGTGACGGAAGAAATTTGGGAAAAAATTCCACATCAAGGTGAGTCGATTGTTGTCGCAGCATATCCAGTTGTGAATGAAAAATATACGAATGACGTAGCTGCTGAAGGTATGGAAACACTGAAAGAATTAATTCGTTCAGTGAGAAATATTCGTGCTGAAGTGAACACACCTTTATCTAAGCCAATTACTTTATTAATTAAACCAACTACTGATAGTGTGGCAAGCTTCCTAGCTGCTAATACAAATTATATTGAACGTTTCTGTAATCCAGAAGAATTAGTCTTATCTGAAACAGTTCAAGTACCTGATACAGCGATGAGTGCCGTGATTACTGGTGCGGAAATTTACTTACCTTTAGAAGGGCTAATCAATATTGAGGAAGAAATTATCCGTTTAGAAAAAGAGTTGGCGAAGTGGACGGACGAAGTATCACGAGTGCAAAAGAAATTAGCTAATGAACGTTTTGTTTCTAATGCCCCTGAAGAAGTTGTTGCGGGTGAAAAAGCGAAAGAAAAAGAATATTTAAATAAACAAGCCGCTGTAACTGAGCGTATTGCTAATTTAAAAAAATAA
- a CDS encoding NAD(P)/FAD-dependent oxidoreductase gives MSPEIYDITIIGGGPAGLFASFYAGMRQAKTKIIDILPELGGQLAWLYPEKYIYDVAGFPMVKAQDLINSLIKQIEPFNHTICLEEAVKSLTKLDNGLIQLETNQTTHYSKTVIIAAGNGSFQPRRLNVKDHELFEGKQLHYYLKDDQAFSQQNVVIFGGGDSAVDWALMLKDVAKSVTIVHRRPQFRAHEYSMKQLLTSTVQLKTPFVIHSLNHSQERLESITIENPKENLTETIPVDHVIVSYGFSSSLGPIKKWDLDFKGNSIAVSSQMATSLEGVFAIGDIATYDGKVDLIATGFGEAPVAVNHAVHLINPKERVQPMHSTSLYDQQIDKD, from the coding sequence ATGTCCCCTGAAATTTATGATATAACTATTATCGGAGGCGGTCCTGCAGGATTGTTTGCAAGTTTTTACGCTGGAATGCGACAAGCCAAAACAAAAATTATTGATATTTTGCCCGAATTAGGTGGACAACTTGCATGGTTATATCCTGAAAAATATATTTATGATGTAGCAGGATTCCCAATGGTTAAAGCCCAGGATTTGATTAATTCATTAATTAAACAAATTGAGCCTTTTAACCATACCATCTGTCTAGAGGAAGCTGTTAAGTCTTTGACAAAATTGGATAATGGCTTAATTCAACTAGAAACAAACCAGACTACTCATTACTCAAAAACGGTTATTATTGCTGCCGGGAATGGTTCTTTTCAACCCCGACGCTTAAATGTTAAAGACCATGAGCTCTTCGAAGGTAAACAATTACATTATTATTTAAAAGATGATCAAGCATTTAGTCAGCAAAATGTCGTCATCTTTGGTGGTGGTGATTCTGCTGTCGACTGGGCTCTAATGTTAAAGGACGTTGCAAAATCAGTCACTATTGTCCATAGACGTCCCCAGTTCAGAGCACATGAATATAGTATGAAACAATTACTGACATCTACTGTCCAGCTAAAAACACCATTTGTCATTCACTCTCTAAATCATTCACAGGAAAGATTAGAGTCAATTACAATTGAAAATCCTAAAGAGAATCTGACTGAAACTATCCCTGTAGACCATGTAATTGTCAGTTATGGCTTTTCATCATCTCTAGGACCAATCAAAAAATGGGATTTAGACTTTAAAGGAAATTCAATTGCTGTATCGTCACAAATGGCAACGAGTCTTGAAGGTGTATTTGCGATTGGCGATATTGCTACTTATGATGGTAAGGTGGATTTAATTGCAACCGGCTTTGGTGAAGCTCCAGTTGCTGTCAATCATGCGGTTCACTTAATTAATCCTAAAGAACGTGTTCAACCAATGCATAGTACTAGTCTATATGATCAACAAATCGATAAAGACTAA
- a CDS encoding class C sortase yields MTTKKKQRYLMILVWILYIVGIAVFSYPFIAKKYHERVQVNVAKGYQQEVEKQDKQKLAKIKQAQKEHNKQLSDDQANIDDQNFGVEAERQMQEGGISNVTREELGEVVAVLEIPKIRLTLPVYYGTNSQQISNGAGVMKETSLPFGGADTHSVITSHRGLPTAKLFTDLPQLQQGDQFFINVANEVHAYQVDQIKTIDPEDYSDLQIIPGEDYVTLLTCTPYMINSHRLLVRGKRVTPYRPESRQAEIKKGQHRQFKKIIIGSLLALLLVVIILLVRRYYNQKKLNRSRSLRKKNRAKKLRKRRRH; encoded by the coding sequence TTGACAACGAAAAAAAAGCAACGTTATCTTATGATATTAGTCTGGATTTTATACATTGTAGGGATAGCAGTGTTTTCCTATCCTTTTATTGCGAAAAAATATCATGAAAGAGTTCAAGTCAATGTTGCTAAAGGCTATCAACAAGAGGTTGAGAAACAAGATAAACAAAAATTAGCGAAGATTAAACAGGCTCAAAAGGAACATAATAAACAACTTAGTGATGACCAAGCCAATATTGATGATCAAAATTTTGGTGTCGAGGCAGAAAGGCAAATGCAAGAGGGAGGTATCTCTAATGTAACTCGTGAAGAATTGGGTGAAGTTGTAGCTGTTTTGGAAATTCCAAAAATACGCTTAACTTTGCCAGTTTATTATGGTACAAATAGTCAGCAAATTTCAAACGGTGCAGGTGTAATGAAAGAAACATCGTTACCTTTCGGGGGTGCTGATACGCATTCTGTTATCACTAGTCATCGAGGGTTGCCAACAGCCAAGCTATTTACTGATTTACCACAACTTCAGCAAGGAGATCAGTTTTTCATAAATGTGGCGAATGAAGTTCATGCTTATCAAGTCGATCAAATAAAAACGATTGACCCTGAAGATTACTCTGATTTGCAAATTATTCCAGGTGAAGATTATGTGACACTTTTGACGTGCACACCGTATATGATTAATAGTCATCGCTTATTGGTTCGAGGGAAAAGGGTTACACCGTATCGACCAGAATCTCGACAGGCAGAGATAAAAAAAGGACAGCATAGGCAGTTTAAAAAAATAATTATCGGAAGTTTATTAGCATTACTTTTGGTCGTCATTATTTTATTGGTTCGGCGATACTATAATCAAAAAAAATTAAACCGTAGTCGCTCGTTGCGAAAAAAAAACCGTGCTAAGAAATTACGTAAAAGAAGACGACATTAA
- a CDS encoding redox-sensing transcriptional repressor Rex → MEINKKAKSVPKATAKRIPLYFRYLKTLDQSGVKRIKSREFSQMIQIPSATIRRDFSHFGELGRSGYGYDVPYLIEVFSQILNTDIEKRIALVGVGNLGRALMKNNFRKNRNLNIVAAFDASSETIGETINGVKVFSMEDLAEVVRKEGITTAIMTVPSDKAQVVIDQLVIAGITAVLNFAPKRVKVPHDVQVQYIDLTTELQTLIYYDEHYNGVDLQVLK, encoded by the coding sequence ATGGAAATTAATAAGAAAGCCAAATCAGTCCCAAAAGCAACTGCTAAAAGAATTCCTTTATATTTTCGTTATTTGAAAACATTAGACCAAAGTGGTGTCAAACGGATTAAATCAAGAGAATTCAGTCAAATGATTCAAATTCCTTCCGCAACAATTCGTCGTGATTTTTCACATTTCGGTGAATTAGGTCGTAGTGGTTATGGTTACGATGTCCCTTATCTAATTGAAGTATTCAGTCAAATATTGAATACTGATATTGAAAAACGCATAGCTCTAGTTGGTGTCGGTAACTTAGGTCGTGCTTTAATGAAAAATAATTTTCGTAAAAATCGTAATTTAAATATTGTTGCTGCTTTTGATGCGAGTTCTGAGACTATCGGTGAAACAATTAACGGGGTTAAAGTATTTAGTATGGAAGACTTAGCGGAAGTAGTTAGAAAAGAAGGAATTACAACTGCTATTATGACTGTGCCCAGTGATAAAGCTCAAGTAGTTATTGATCAACTAGTTATTGCAGGAATCACTGCCGTCTTAAACTTTGCACCCAAACGTGTTAAAGTACCTCATGATGTTCAAGTGCAGTATATTGATCTAACAACAGAATTACAAACTCTTATTTACTATGATGAGCATTATAATGGCGTTGATTTACAAGTGTTAAAATAG
- a CDS encoding ABC transporter ATP-binding protein: MIKLLRRMSLSAVALAVVFICVQVASDLFLPTLTSDIIDNGVSKGNISYIWKIGMIMLGVSLVGIVGALLNTYIATKESQKLGKNLRSDIYRKVEYASNSEFDKLGTASLITRTTNDVNQIQMVVQLFLRVMITAPITLVGASILAYQRDHNLTKIFIVIIPVIIVVVGGAMYFAVPLFKSLQKKTDNLNLVFREGLTGIRVIRAFNQSSFEEERFDSANKDYTNTAIKVNLILSFLMPVITLIVSVTNIAIIWFGGHGVAEGTLEVGNMIAFMTYAMQILMSFMMLTMIFIFVPRAQVSATRINEVLNMENDIPDSSTPQEMVSTKELAFQHVDFRYKGAENLALQDIDFKAKKGDIVAVIGGTGAGKTTLVNMIPRFYDAETGQVLVNNVDVKTVKQKELREHIGFVPQKAMLFTGTIRSNMQYGKKDATDEEIWQALAIAQAKNFVEELPDGLDSTVEQGGSNFSGGQRQRLCIARALIKPADIYVFDDSFSALDFKTDAALRAALREDVTDAVIVIVAQRISTVIDADIIIVLDDGRMVEKGVHHELKNNNGTYQEILESQMKKEEIE, encoded by the coding sequence ATGATAAAATTATTAAGACGAATGTCACTGTCTGCTGTTGCACTAGCTGTTGTCTTTATCTGTGTCCAAGTTGCTTCGGATTTGTTTTTACCGACGCTGACTTCGGATATTATTGACAATGGTGTCAGTAAAGGAAATATTTCGTATATTTGGAAAATCGGGATGATTATGCTAGGTGTTTCTTTAGTGGGAATTGTAGGAGCGCTATTGAACACTTATATAGCAACAAAAGAATCACAAAAATTAGGTAAAAACTTACGTTCGGACATCTATCGTAAAGTTGAGTATGCCTCTAATTCTGAATTCGACAAATTAGGAACGGCCTCTTTAATTACTCGAACAACCAATGATGTAAACCAAATTCAAATGGTTGTACAATTATTTCTTCGTGTCATGATTACGGCGCCGATTACTTTAGTTGGAGCCAGTATTTTGGCTTATCAACGTGATCATAATTTAACTAAAATTTTTATCGTGATTATTCCAGTCATTATTGTTGTTGTTGGTGGGGCAATGTATTTTGCAGTACCACTATTTAAAAGTTTACAAAAGAAAACTGATAATTTAAATTTAGTTTTTCGTGAAGGATTAACAGGGATTCGGGTCATTCGTGCATTCAATCAATCTTCTTTTGAGGAAGAGCGCTTTGATTCTGCTAATAAGGATTATACAAATACAGCGATTAAAGTGAACTTGATTTTATCATTCTTGATGCCAGTCATTACATTAATTGTTAGTGTGACTAATATTGCAATTATTTGGTTTGGTGGTCATGGAGTTGCTGAGGGTACTTTAGAAGTTGGTAATATGATTGCTTTTATGACATATGCGATGCAAATTTTAATGAGTTTTATGATGTTGACGATGATTTTTATTTTTGTACCACGTGCCCAAGTATCAGCTACACGAATCAACGAGGTATTAAATATGGAAAATGATATTCCTGATAGTTCAACACCACAAGAGATGGTTAGTACCAAGGAATTGGCTTTTCAACATGTTGATTTCCGCTATAAAGGAGCTGAAAATTTAGCATTGCAAGACATCGATTTTAAGGCTAAAAAAGGTGATATTGTAGCAGTAATCGGTGGTACAGGTGCGGGTAAAACGACGCTTGTTAATATGATTCCACGTTTTTATGATGCTGAAACTGGACAAGTACTCGTGAATAATGTTGACGTTAAAACTGTCAAACAAAAAGAACTTCGCGAACATATAGGCTTTGTTCCTCAAAAAGCAATGTTGTTTACCGGGACTATTCGAAGTAATATGCAATACGGTAAGAAAGATGCCACTGATGAAGAAATTTGGCAAGCTTTAGCTATTGCTCAAGCGAAAAATTTTGTAGAGGAACTGCCTGATGGGTTGGATAGTACTGTCGAACAGGGAGGCTCTAACTTTTCTGGTGGTCAACGTCAACGATTATGTATTGCCCGAGCTTTGATTAAACCGGCTGATATTTATGTTTTTGATGATTCATTCTCAGCGCTTGATTTTAAAACAGATGCAGCATTGCGAGCTGCTTTACGTGAAGATGTAACGGACGCGGTCATTGTGATTGTTGCTCAACGTATTAGTACGGTTATTGATGCTGATATCATTATTGTCTTAGATGATGGTCGAATGGTCGAAAAGGGTGTCCATCATGAGCTTAAAAACAACAATGGTACGTATCAAGAAATTCTTGAATCTCAAATGAAAAAGGAGGAGATTGAATGA
- the tpx gene encoding thiol peroxidase: MQITLKGQPVDLEGVQPKVGDKAPNFTLLDLTDQVVDLSKLSDKPVLVSVVPDINTGVCQIQTKRFNEEASQLTGVHFLTISNNTKDEQASWCGAEGITMTMLRDTDLEFAKNYGLLIPAINRLARAVFVIAPNGDIVYEEIVPEVSTEPDFEQALAAINTLN, from the coding sequence ATGCAAATTACGTTAAAAGGTCAACCTGTTGACTTAGAAGGTGTTCAACCAAAAGTTGGGGATAAAGCACCTAACTTTACTTTATTAGATTTAACTGATCAAGTGGTTGATTTGAGCAAACTATCTGATAAACCCGTTTTAGTTAGTGTCGTACCCGATATTAATACAGGTGTTTGTCAAATTCAAACGAAACGCTTTAATGAAGAAGCAAGTCAATTAACAGGTGTTCACTTCTTAACGATATCTAATAACACAAAAGATGAACAAGCCTCTTGGTGTGGTGCTGAAGGTATCACAATGACAATGTTACGTGATACAGATTTAGAATTCGCTAAAAATTATGGTCTATTAATTCCTGCAATCAACCGTTTGGCTCGTGCGGTCTTTGTTATTGCCCCAAATGGTGACATTGTTTATGAAGAAATCGTTCCTGAAGTGTCAACGGAACCAGATTTTGAACAAGCTTTAGCTGCTATTAACACGTTAAATTAA
- a CDS encoding ABC transporter ATP-binding protein, with product MRPGPGPVGKGGKKSKPKNFWGTTKRLFGYMSSKIYLVILVFVLAIASTIFQIRTPKILGEATTEIFNGLMKAKGMMSQGLKVDKVPIDFDKIAQILMLVFALYLASAVFSFIQQFIMTKVTQRTVYQLRKDMKEKMTRLPVSYYDTHSNGDIMSRAINDMDNIATTLQQNVTQFITSIVMLVGILWMMFSISWKLALVALATVPLSLIVTMIVAPKSQKYFAKQQKSLGLLNNQVEETYGAHGVIKSFSHEDEDIIKFEEQNEQLYHAGWKAQFISSIIMPLMNFVKNIGYVFVAVIGGIQVANGRLPLGDVQAFMQYTNQFSQPIGQLASIVNTIQATIASAERVFEVLDELDMVNESVEVVRYPEGQSKIVFQNVAFGYEKNQLLMTDVNLSVDTGQKVAIVGPTGAGKTTMINLLERFYDVTDGNIFYNNQDIRNISREKLRQHFSMVLQDTWLFTGTIFDNIHYGNRLASRDDVLEAAKAAYVDEFVRRLPDGYDTILNEEASNISQGQRQLITIARAFLANPDVLILDEATSSVDTRTELLIQKAMDQLLENRTSFVVAHRLSTIRDADKILVMDQGNIIETGNHDELMAQAGFYADLYNSQFSGNPAI from the coding sequence ATGAGACCAGGACCGGGCCCAGTAGGTAAAGGTGGTAAAAAAAGCAAGCCCAAAAATTTTTGGGGTACCACGAAACGATTATTTGGCTATATGTCAAGTAAAATTTATCTTGTAATATTGGTATTTGTCTTAGCAATAGCCTCCACAATTTTCCAAATTCGTACACCTAAAATATTAGGTGAGGCGACGACTGAAATTTTTAATGGCTTAATGAAAGCAAAAGGTATGATGTCACAAGGACTAAAAGTTGATAAAGTACCAATTGATTTTGATAAAATTGCTCAGATACTAATGCTTGTTTTCGCACTGTATTTAGCGTCTGCGGTGTTTAGTTTTATCCAACAATTTATTATGACCAAAGTGACTCAACGAACAGTGTATCAGTTAAGAAAAGACATGAAAGAAAAAATGACACGTTTACCTGTTTCTTATTATGATACACATTCTAATGGTGATATTATGTCACGTGCAATTAACGATATGGATAATATTGCGACAACTTTGCAACAAAATGTTACGCAATTTATTACCAGTATTGTTATGCTTGTCGGTATTTTATGGATGATGTTTTCAATTAGTTGGAAATTAGCTCTAGTAGCTTTAGCAACAGTGCCGCTTAGTTTAATTGTGACGATGATTGTAGCACCTAAATCACAAAAATATTTTGCTAAACAACAAAAAAGTTTAGGTCTACTAAATAATCAAGTAGAAGAAACGTACGGTGCTCATGGCGTAATCAAAAGTTTTAGCCATGAAGATGAAGATATCATTAAATTTGAAGAACAAAATGAACAATTGTATCATGCTGGTTGGAAAGCACAATTTATTTCGAGTATTATTATGCCTTTGATGAACTTTGTCAAAAATATAGGCTATGTTTTTGTCGCAGTGATTGGTGGAATTCAAGTTGCCAATGGCCGACTACCCCTTGGTGACGTTCAAGCCTTTATGCAGTATACTAACCAGTTTTCACAACCAATTGGGCAACTGGCAAGTATTGTAAATACTATTCAAGCGACGATTGCTTCTGCTGAGCGTGTATTTGAAGTTCTTGATGAGTTAGATATGGTTAATGAGTCAGTTGAAGTTGTTCGTTATCCTGAAGGACAAAGTAAAATTGTCTTCCAAAATGTAGCCTTTGGGTATGAAAAAAATCAATTATTGATGACTGATGTTAATTTATCAGTTGATACTGGTCAAAAAGTTGCGATTGTTGGTCCGACAGGTGCGGGTAAAACAACGATGATTAACCTATTAGAACGGTTTTATGATGTAACTGATGGAAATATTTTCTACAATAATCAAGATATTCGTAATATTAGTCGTGAGAAATTACGACAACATTTCTCAATGGTGTTACAAGATACATGGTTATTTACGGGCACCATTTTTGACAATATTCATTATGGCAATCGTTTAGCGTCACGAGATGACGTACTTGAGGCGGCAAAAGCGGCTTATGTTGATGAATTTGTAAGACGTTTACCAGATGGTTATGACACTATCTTAAATGAAGAAGCATCCAATATTTCTCAAGGCCAACGACAATTAATTACGATTGCTCGTGCGTTTCTAGCAAATCCTGATGTGTTGATTTTAGATGAAGCAACATCAAGTGTCGATACTCGGACGGAACTCTTAATTCAAAAGGCAATGGATCAATTACTAGAAAATCGTACAAGCTTTGTTGTTGCGCATAGATTATCAACGATTCGTGATGCAGATAAAATTTTAGTGATGGATCAAGGAAATATTATTGAAACAGGTAATCATGATGAATTGATGGCACAAGCTGGTTTTTATGCTGATTTGTATAATAGTCAATTTTCTGGTAACCCTGCGATTTAG
- a CDS encoding phosphatidylglycerophosphatase A encodes MILNKENMKQSAKDVLLSRGVTMKDMAELVYFLQESYVPDLTLARCEENIEAVLAKREVQNAIFTGVQLDKLAEQKKLDEPLQDMLEADASLYGIDEILALAIVNVYGSIGFTNYGYIDKVKPGVLAKLNDHSTHMVHTFLDDIVGAIAAAAASRLAHSIPE; translated from the coding sequence ATGATATTAAATAAAGAAAATATGAAACAAAGTGCTAAAGATGTTTTACTAAGCCGTGGAGTCACTATGAAAGATATGGCCGAACTGGTCTACTTTCTACAAGAAAGCTATGTACCTGATTTAACTCTTGCTCGCTGCGAAGAAAACATTGAAGCTGTTCTAGCTAAACGCGAAGTACAGAATGCTATTTTTACTGGTGTTCAATTAGATAAGCTCGCTGAACAGAAAAAATTAGATGAACCCTTACAAGATATGTTAGAAGCTGATGCTAGTTTATACGGCATTGATGAAATTTTAGCTCTAGCAATTGTTAACGTGTACGGTTCAATTGGTTTTACAAACTATGGCTACATTGATAAAGTGAAACCTGGTGTGCTAGCTAAATTAAATGATCATAGCACTCATATGGTTCATACTTTTTTAGATGATATTGTCGGCGCAATAGCTGCTGCCGCTGCTAGTCGTTTAGCACATTCAATTCCTGAATAA
- a CDS encoding TetR/AcrR family transcriptional regulator, with the protein MPTKTFFRLDQEKQDKIVAAAKKEFSDASFHEAAISNIVKESGISRGSFYQYFTDKEDLFYYCLDLIKEESEMYYLKLLEMNQRDFFATNIAFFNYLSEVVLTGNQADLYKNIFLYMNYKSSHKIFDNHQQSYHKKKLSYETLFASINSDQLTIDTVTDFELLFKVIVSMIFMSINDAYRQKSCDTTFDIKKIQAQFAKKMTWIQLGIVERN; encoded by the coding sequence ATGCCGACAAAAACATTTTTTAGGTTAGATCAAGAAAAACAGGATAAAATTGTCGCTGCTGCCAAAAAAGAATTTTCCGATGCCTCTTTTCATGAGGCTGCCATTTCAAATATTGTTAAAGAATCGGGAATTTCAAGAGGGAGTTTTTACCAATATTTTACTGATAAAGAGGACTTATTTTATTACTGTCTTGATTTAATTAAAGAAGAGTCAGAAATGTATTATCTAAAATTACTTGAGATGAATCAGCGTGATTTTTTTGCAACTAATATCGCTTTTTTTAATTATCTTTCTGAAGTTGTGTTAACTGGTAATCAGGCTGATTTATATAAAAATATTTTTTTATATATGAACTATAAATCATCACATAAAATATTTGATAATCATCAACAATCATATCATAAAAAAAAATTATCGTATGAGACTTTGTTTGCAAGCATTAATTCCGATCAATTAACAATTGATACTGTTACTGATTTTGAACTTTTATTTAAAGTAATTGTATCAATGATTTTTATGTCAATTAATGACGCTTATAGACAAAAATCATGTGACACTACATTTGATATAAAAAAAATACAAGCACAATTCGCTAAAAAAATGACTTGGATTCAGTTAGGAATTGTCGAAAGGAACTAG